One window from the genome of Oryza glaberrima chromosome 3, OglaRS2, whole genome shotgun sequence encodes:
- the LOC127766059 gene encoding mannan endo-1,4-beta-mannosidase 3 — MEAMTVRPRPAATAIIIAAVFGAAAAAAGGGMVGVDGTQFVVEGGRTIYFSGFNAYWLMMMASDPARRAAVVAAFAQASSRGLNLARTWAFSDGGDQPLQSSPGVYDEAMFQGLDFVIAEARRHGIYLLLCLTNNFDDFGGKRQYVRWAADAGHNLTAGDDFFTSSVVKSYYKNHVKAVVTRVNTVTGVAYKDDPTIFAWELMNEPRCDADPTGGMVQAWVEEMAPYVKRVDGGRHLVTAGLEGFYGDGEHESKELNPWGIYYGTNYVATHRAAGVDFATIHLYPDVWLWGSTADEQAAFFRNWTRSHVHATAAFLGKPLLVTEYGKFLWKGGGANKTQRNYFLDVVLDAIYASASRGGPLVGGAFWQLLLDDDVVAGMDDLRDGYEIILAEDSRAASIIGEHSEQLASLNGQDAEALRRRRRPASSHRKTRLGSGGDSDALRLPRTLLIRFISLSRSISSFIQDNFVLF; from the exons ATGGAGGCGATGACGGTGAGGCCAcggccggccgccaccgcgatcatcatcgccgccgtcttcggcgccgccgcggcggcggcgggcggcggcatgGTGGGCGTGGACGGGACGCAGTTCGTGGTGGAGGGCGGCAGGACGATCTACTTCAGCGGGTTCAACGCGTACTGGCTGATGATGATGGCGTCCGAcccggcgcgccgcgccgccgtcgtcgccgcgttcGCCCAGGCGTCGTCGCGCGGCCTCAACCTCGCCCGGACCTGGGCCttcagcgacggcggcgaccagccGCTGCAGTCGTCGCCGGGCGTCTACGACGAGGCTATGTTCCAG GGGCTGGACTTTGTGATCGCCGAGGCGAGACGACATGGCATATACCTTCTCCTCTGCCTCACCAACAACTTCGACGATTTCGGCGGCAAGCGTCAGTACGTCCGTTGGGCGGCCGACGCCGGCCACAacctcaccgccggcgacgacttCTTCACCAGCTCCGTCGTCAAATCCTACTACAAGAACCACGTCAAG GCGGTGGTGACGAGGGTGAACACGGTGACGGGGGTGGCGTACAAGGATGATCCGACGATCTTCGCGTGGGAGCTGATGAACGAGCCGCGGTGCGACGCCGACCCGACGGGCGGCATGGTGCAGGCGTGGGTGGAGGAGATGGCGCCGTACGTGAagcgcgtcgacggcggccgccACCTGGTGACGGCCGGGCTGGAGGGGTtctacggcgacggcgagcacgaGAGCAAGGAGCTCAACCCGTGGGGCATCTACTACGGCACCAACTACGTGGCCacgcaccgcgccgccggcgtcgacttCGCCACCATCCACCTCTACCCGGACGTCTGGCTATGGGGCTCCACCGCCGACGAGCAGGCCGCCTTCTTCCGCAACTGGACGCGCTCCCACGTCCACGCCACGGCGGCGTTCCTCGGAAAGCCGCTGCTCGTCACCGAGTACGGCAAGTTCCTctggaagggcggcggcgccaacaAGACGCAGAGGAACTACTTCCTCGACGTGGTGCTCGACGCCATCTACGCCTCGGCGTCGCGCGGCGGcccgctcgtcggcggcgcgtTCTGGCAGCtgctcctcgacgacgacgtcgtcgccggcatGGACGACCTCAGGGACGGCTACGAGATCATACTCGCCGAGGACAGCCGCGCCGCGAGCATCATCGGCGAGCACTCCGAGCAGCTGGCCAGCCTCAACGGCCAGGACGCGGAggcgcttcgccgccgccggcggccggcgagctcgcacCGGAAGACGCGtcttggcagcggcggcgacagcgacgcaCTCCGACTCCCCCGAACGCTCTTGATTCGCTTCATCTCTTTGTCTAGATCGATCTCTTCATTTATTCAAGacaattttgttcttttctag
- the LOC127765046 gene encoding mannan endo-1,4-beta-mannosidase 4, which produces MVAVDGTQFVVDCGRTIFFSGFNAYWLMMMAADPALRGAVATAFQQASAHGLNLARTWAFSDGGDQPLQSSPGVYNETMFQGLDFVIAEARRHGIYLLLCLTNNFDNFGGKRQYVRWARDAGHNLTAEDDFFTNTVVKSYFKNHVKTVLTRVNTLTGVAYKDDPTIFAWELMNEPRCYADPTGAMVQAWVEEMAPYVKRVDGRHLVTPGLEGFYGDGEHESKELNPWGIYYGTNYVATHRAAGVDFATIHLYPDVWLWGSTADEQATFFRNWTLSHIDATAAYLGMPLLVTEYGKFLWKEVGANKAQRNYFLDLVLDAIYASASRGGPLVGGAFWQLLLDGDIVAGMDNLRDGYEIILAEDSRAASIIGEHSEQLAALNGQDADVLCRRASSHRKTRLGNSLSCGGGDTLELLLRMVLACFVSLSRSISSFIVQNFILL; this is translated from the exons ATGGTGGCCGTGGACGGCACGCAGTTCGTGGTGGACTGCGGCAGGACGATCTTCTTCAGCGGGTTCAACGCGTACTGGCTGATGATGATGGCGGCCGACCCGGCGctgcgcggcgcggtggcgacggcgttCCAGCAGGCATCGGCGCACGGGCTCAACCTGGCAAGAACGTGGGCCttcagcgacggcggcgaccagccGCTGCAGTCGTCGCCGGGCGTCTACAACGAGACCATGTTCCAG GGGCTGGATTTTGTGATCGCGGAAGCAAGGCGGCACGGTATATACCTTCTCCTCTGCCTGACAAACAACTTTGACAATTTTGGTGGCAAGCGGCAGTACGTGCGGTGGGCGAGGGACGCCGGCCACAACCTCACCGCCGAAGACGACTTCTTCACCAACACCGTCGTCAAGTCCTACTTCAAGAACCACGTCAAG ACGGTGCTGACGAGGGTGAACACCCTGACGGGTGTGGCGTACAAGGACGACCCGACCATCTTCGCCTGGGAGCTCATGAACGAGCCGCGATGCTACGCCGACCCAACCGGCGCCATGGTGCAGGCGTGGGTGGAGGAGATGGCGCCGTACGTGAAGCGCGTCGACGGCCGGCACCTGGTGACACCGGGGCTGGAGGGGTtctacggcgacggcgagcacgaGAGCAAGGAGCTCAACCCATGGGGCATCTACTACGGCACCAACTATGTCGCCacgcaccgcgccgccggcgtcgacttCGCCACCATCCACCTCTACCCGGACGTCTGGCTATGGGGCTCCACTGCCGACGAGCAGGCCACCTTCTTCCGGAACTGGACGCTCTCCCACATTGACGCCACGGCGGCGTACCTCGGCATGCCGCTTCTCGTCACCGAGTACGGCAAGTTCCTCTGGAAGGAGGTCGGCGCCAACAAGGCGCAGAGGAACTACTTCCTCGACTTGGTGCTCGACGCCATCTACGCCTCGGCGTCGCGCGGCGGgccgctcgtcggcggcgccttCTGGCAGCTGCTGCTCGACGGTGACATCGTCGCCGGCATGGACAACCTCAGGGACGGCTACGAGATCATACTCGCCGAGGACAGCCGCGCCGCGAGCATCATCGGCGAGCACTCGGAGCAGCTGGCTGCCCTCAATGGCCAGGACGCGGATGTGCTTTGCCGCCGGGCAAGCTCTCACCGGAAGACGCGTCTAGGCAACTCGCttagctgcggcggcggcgacaccctTGAACTGCTCCTCCGGATGGTCTTGGCTTGTTTCGTCTCTTTGTCCAGATCGATCTCTTCATTTATTGTACAGAATTTCATTCTTTTGTGA